The following are from one region of the Sphingomonas sp. J315 genome:
- the metG gene encoding methionine--tRNA ligase codes for MSEPYYITTAIHYPNGKPHIGHAYEMIAADAIARFQRQAGRDVRFQTGTDEHGLKIAQTARARDLTPRQLADEMSAYFSDMANDLNISYDRFIRTVDPDHYAASQAIWAAMEAKDDLYLDRYEGWYSVRDEAFYEEKELTEGEGGVKLSPQGTPVEWTAEETWFFRLSKYQQPLLDLYASQPDFIRPERSRNEVMKFVEGGLVDLSVSRTSFDWGVPVPGSPGHVMYVWVDALTNYLTGTGYPDAKSDLAHYWPANLHLIGKDITRFHAVYWPAFLMSADIPLPKQVFAHGFILNRGEKMSKSTGNVADPMELTRLYGVDALRYFLLREVAFGNDGSFSDEAIVTRANADLANSFGNLAQRTLSFIAKNLEGALPEAGRSDPADAELLATIDEAGREFRAAFDSLALNQGLEAWMRAVFACNQYIDVQAPWALRKTDPERMHAVLGTLVRAIRDLAILVVPVIPESAGKILDQLGQDARDHAALDDKGWYDAAVASGFRLDPPTGVFPRLVLAEEAAE; via the coding sequence ATGTCCGAACCCTATTACATCACCACCGCGATCCATTACCCCAACGGCAAGCCGCATATCGGCCACGCCTATGAGATGATCGCCGCCGACGCGATCGCGCGGTTCCAGCGTCAGGCGGGGCGCGACGTGCGCTTCCAGACCGGCACCGACGAACATGGCCTGAAGATCGCCCAGACCGCGCGTGCCCGCGACCTCACCCCGCGCCAACTTGCCGACGAAATGTCAGCATATTTCAGCGATATGGCGAACGATCTGAACATTTCATATGATCGTTTCATCCGCACGGTGGACCCCGATCACTATGCTGCCAGCCAGGCGATCTGGGCCGCGATGGAGGCCAAGGACGACCTGTATCTCGACCGCTACGAGGGCTGGTATTCGGTCCGCGACGAAGCCTTTTACGAGGAAAAGGAACTGACCGAGGGGGAGGGCGGCGTCAAGCTGTCGCCGCAGGGTACCCCGGTCGAGTGGACCGCCGAGGAAACCTGGTTCTTCCGCCTGTCGAAGTATCAGCAGCCCTTACTCGACCTCTATGCGTCGCAGCCCGACTTCATCCGACCGGAACGCTCGCGCAACGAGGTGATGAAGTTCGTCGAGGGCGGTCTGGTCGACCTGTCGGTTTCGCGCACCAGCTTCGACTGGGGCGTGCCGGTGCCGGGATCGCCGGGACATGTAATGTATGTCTGGGTCGATGCACTGACCAACTACCTCACCGGCACCGGGTATCCCGATGCGAAGAGTGATCTGGCGCATTACTGGCCCGCCAATCTGCACCTGATCGGCAAGGACATTACCCGCTTCCACGCGGTCTACTGGCCCGCCTTCCTGATGTCGGCCGACATCCCGCTTCCGAAACAGGTCTTCGCCCACGGCTTCATCCTCAACCGCGGCGAGAAGATGTCGAAGTCCACGGGCAATGTCGCCGATCCGATGGAGCTGACGCGGCTCTATGGCGTCGATGCGCTGCGCTATTTCCTGCTGCGCGAAGTCGCGTTCGGCAATGACGGCAGCTTCAGCGACGAGGCGATCGTGACCCGCGCCAACGCCGATCTGGCGAACAGCTTCGGCAATCTCGCGCAGCGGACGCTCTCGTTCATCGCCAAGAACCTCGAAGGCGCGCTCCCCGAAGCCGGTCGTAGCGACCCCGCCGATGCCGAACTGCTCGCGACGATCGACGAGGCGGGCCGCGAATTCCGCGCCGCGTTCGACAGCCTCGCGCTCAATCAGGGGCTCGAGGCGTGGATGCGCGCCGTCTTCGCGTGCAACCAGTATATCGACGTGCAGGCCCCCTGGGCGCTGCGCAAGACCGATCCGGAGCGGATGCATGCAGTGCTCGGCACGCTGGTGCGCGCGATCCGCGATCTCGCGATCCTCGTCGTGCCGGTGATCCCCGAATCGGCGGGCAAGATCCTCGATCAGCTGGGTCAGGATGCGCGCGACCATGCGGCGCTGGACGACAAGGGCTGGTACGATGCCGCCGTGGCGTCAGGCTTCCGCCTCGACCCGCCGACCGGCGTGTTCCCGCGTCTCGTGCTGGCAGAGGAAGCTGCGGAATGA
- the tmk gene encoding dTMP kinase, producing the protein MRGRFLSLEGGEGAGKSTQAKRLAAALEARGVHVVLTREPGGTEGAEAIRGLLMQGAVTRWSAHTETLLFAAARADHVEKLIRPAVEAGSWVVCDRYVDSTRAYQGAQDIDDSAILALHGFGSKGLLPDRTLVLDLPDGAGHARSLERDGGAADRFGARGPDFHMAVAAQFRRIAAAEPDRVRLVDASGSMDDVTTSLMDALSDLLP; encoded by the coding sequence GTGAGGGGCCGCTTCCTCAGCCTCGAAGGCGGGGAGGGCGCGGGCAAGTCGACCCAGGCGAAGCGGCTCGCCGCCGCGCTGGAGGCGCGCGGGGTGCATGTCGTGCTCACCCGCGAACCCGGCGGGACCGAGGGGGCGGAGGCGATCCGTGGCCTGTTGATGCAGGGTGCGGTCACCCGCTGGAGCGCGCATACCGAAACGCTGCTGTTCGCCGCCGCGCGCGCGGATCATGTCGAAAAGCTGATCCGCCCGGCGGTGGAGGCGGGCAGCTGGGTGGTGTGCGACCGCTATGTCGATTCGACCCGCGCCTATCAGGGCGCGCAGGATATCGACGACTCCGCGATCCTGGCGCTGCACGGCTTCGGGTCGAAGGGGCTGTTGCCCGACCGCACGCTCGTGCTCGACCTGCCCGATGGGGCGGGCCATGCCCGGTCGCTGGAGCGCGACGGAGGGGCGGCCGACCGCTTTGGCGCGCGCGGGCCGGACTTTCACATGGCGGTCGCCGCGCAGTTCCGCCGTATCGCCGCCGCCGAGCCGGATCGCGTGCGGCTGGTCGATGCCTCGGGCAGCATGGATGACGTCACGACGTCACTGATGGACGCGCTGTCCGACCTGCTGCCATGA
- a CDS encoding D-alanyl-D-alanine carboxypeptidase family protein translates to MKKFLLAATAVSLAFAPATAQTPPFETAAPVAYLEDLSSGAVLYSKDADRPMPPASMAKMMTAYVAFDLIKQGKLKLSDMADVRPETWRKWHGPSAGSTMFLSPGQKVSVENLLNGIIVVSGNDACVVLAEHIAGTEEAFVNLMNQKAKEIGLTASRFGTSMGWPDQGRTVVTARDLAKLAKATISNHPDLYKRFYPKPSFTFGTTMGGAPITQANRDPLLGRVQGADGLKTGHTEEAGYGFTGSAEQNGRRLVMVVAGLTSFNQRADESVKFMDWGFRAWSSRKLVTKGRTVEQAQVQLGDSSTVGLVAPRDLAIAIPSGANPDLRATVVYQGPIKAPIKAGQHIADLVVTSPGLPEQRLPLVAAADVGEAGFFGRIWAGLMSLFGA, encoded by the coding sequence ATGAAGAAGTTCCTCCTCGCCGCCACCGCCGTCTCGCTCGCCTTCGCGCCCGCCACCGCGCAGACGCCGCCGTTCGAGACCGCCGCGCCGGTCGCCTATCTTGAGGATCTGTCGTCGGGCGCGGTGCTCTATTCCAAGGACGCCGACCGCCCGATGCCTCCTGCGTCGATGGCGAAGATGATGACCGCCTATGTCGCGTTCGACCTGATCAAGCAGGGCAAGCTGAAGCTGAGCGATATGGCCGATGTCCGCCCGGAAACGTGGCGGAAATGGCACGGTCCTTCAGCGGGTTCGACCATGTTCCTGTCACCGGGTCAGAAGGTCAGCGTCGAAAATCTGCTCAACGGCATCATCGTCGTGTCCGGCAATGATGCGTGCGTCGTGCTGGCAGAACATATCGCGGGGACCGAGGAAGCGTTCGTCAACCTGATGAACCAGAAGGCCAAGGAAATCGGCCTCACCGCCAGCCGCTTCGGCACCTCGATGGGCTGGCCCGATCAGGGGCGGACGGTGGTCACCGCACGCGATCTGGCCAAGCTCGCCAAGGCGACGATCAGCAACCATCCCGATCTCTACAAGCGCTTTTACCCCAAGCCGAGCTTCACCTTCGGTACCACCATGGGCGGCGCGCCGATCACTCAGGCGAACCGCGATCCGCTGCTCGGCCGGGTTCAGGGTGCCGATGGCCTGAAGACCGGCCATACCGAAGAGGCCGGCTATGGCTTCACCGGGTCCGCGGAACAGAATGGCCGCCGTCTGGTGATGGTCGTCGCGGGTCTCACCAGCTTCAACCAGCGCGCCGACGAATCGGTCAAGTTCATGGACTGGGGCTTCCGCGCCTGGTCGTCGCGCAAGCTGGTGACGAAGGGGCGCACGGTCGAGCAAGCACAGGTCCAGCTCGGCGACTCCTCGACCGTCGGCCTGGTCGCCCCGCGCGATCTTGCCATCGCGATCCCCTCGGGTGCCAACCCCGACCTGCGCGCCACCGTCGTCTATCAGGGTCCGATCAAGGCACCGATCAAGGCGGGGCAGCATATCGCCGACCTGGTCGTCACTTCGCCCGGCCTGCCCGAACAGCGCCTGCCACTGGTCGCCGCCGCCGATGTCGGTGAAGCCGGCTTCTTCGGTCGCATCTGGGCGGGCCTCATGTCGCTGTTCGGCGCGTGA
- a CDS encoding SPOR domain-containing protein: MKSNISVVAACALLGACGFGGGDDLEELPPAPAAPQVEAPAAPGAGYAAPEGSPDTGQGPQGSSRLRPGEERYDRVGYAGYAGAGEGVFALSSVLPQGSHAEVTALDSGKTILILIRGQGSGLIDLSAGAARQLGVTGNPPVRVRRVSVTGQDATLLAAGQAAPMRADAPQALLAGLRRRLGDTPREPVATPTERPTRPATRPTPRPTQAATRGLFVQVAALSSAARARALADELGGIVRPGGGVYRVQLGPYPNSSAAERARADVARRGYGDARIISIP, encoded by the coding sequence ATGAAGTCGAACATTAGTGTCGTCGCCGCCTGCGCCCTGCTTGGTGCGTGCGGCTTCGGCGGGGGCGACGATCTGGAGGAGCTGCCGCCGGCACCCGCCGCGCCGCAGGTCGAGGCTCCGGCTGCGCCCGGTGCGGGCTATGCCGCCCCGGAGGGCAGCCCCGACACCGGTCAAGGCCCTCAGGGCAGCTCGCGCCTGCGCCCCGGCGAGGAACGCTATGACCGCGTCGGCTATGCTGGTTATGCCGGCGCAGGGGAGGGGGTGTTCGCGCTCAGTTCGGTCCTGCCGCAGGGCAGCCACGCCGAAGTGACCGCGCTCGACAGCGGCAAGACGATCCTGATCCTGATCCGTGGGCAGGGCAGCGGGCTGATCGACCTGTCGGCCGGTGCCGCGCGCCAGCTGGGCGTCACCGGCAACCCGCCGGTCCGCGTTCGCCGCGTCAGCGTGACCGGACAGGATGCGACACTGCTCGCTGCGGGACAGGCCGCGCCGATGCGCGCCGATGCGCCGCAAGCCCTGCTCGCCGGTCTGCGCCGCCGCTTGGGCGACACGCCGCGCGAGCCGGTGGCGACGCCCACCGAGCGTCCGACCCGTCCCGCAACCCGCCCGACGCCGCGCCCCACGCAAGCCGCCACCCGCGGCCTGTTCGTGCAGGTCGCCGCTCTCTCCAGCGCGGCCCGCGCCCGCGCGCTCGCCGATGAGCTGGGCGGCATCGTCCGCCCCGGCGGTGGCGTGTATCGCGTTCAGCTCGGTCCCTATCCCAACAGCAGCGCCGCCGAACGCGCGCGTGCGGATGTCGCGCGGCGCGGCTATGGCGATGCGCGCATCATCTCGATTCCCTGA
- a CDS encoding lytic transglycosylase domain-containing protein — translation MRDFTGHVRRFILVGTAVLALGVGGAPAVAQDEAGFQAYINGPLREQALREGVSARTLDAVLPSLTYNPRVVELDRDQPGGTSTGPIPNFAPYKARHVDAARINRGRETYRRLRAKLERVERETGVPESIMVAIFGHETNYGSYTGNFDLPRSLATLAYEGRRRTLFAGEFIATMKMVDRGVPREQLKGSWAGAFGYPQFLPSVYLRLARDGDGDGVANIWSNEADTLASIANYFVASGWRPGQPWGVAVNVPSGLNRAALVNRTVPTRCTRVFERHSQWRTMAEWRALGVVPQSGRWPADHVQATLLEPDGPGKTAYLLTGNYRVILDYNCSNFYALSVGLLADEVEH, via the coding sequence ATGCGGGATTTCACAGGCCATGTACGGCGCTTCATCTTGGTCGGAACGGCAGTCTTGGCGCTCGGCGTCGGCGGCGCGCCTGCGGTGGCTCAGGACGAGGCGGGGTTTCAGGCCTATATCAATGGCCCGCTGCGCGAACAGGCGCTGCGCGAAGGGGTGAGTGCGCGGACGCTCGACGCGGTGCTGCCGTCGCTCACCTATAATCCGCGCGTGGTCGAGCTCGATCGCGACCAGCCGGGTGGCACCTCGACCGGACCGATCCCCAATTTCGCGCCGTACAAGGCGCGCCATGTCGATGCCGCGCGGATCAATCGCGGTCGCGAGACCTATCGTCGCCTCCGTGCGAAGCTGGAACGGGTCGAGCGTGAGACCGGGGTGCCAGAATCGATCATGGTCGCGATCTTCGGGCATGAGACCAATTATGGCAGCTACACCGGCAATTTCGATCTGCCGCGCAGCCTCGCGACTCTCGCCTATGAAGGCCGCCGACGCACGCTGTTCGCGGGCGAGTTCATCGCGACGATGAAGATGGTCGACCGTGGCGTCCCGCGTGAGCAGCTCAAGGGCAGCTGGGCGGGGGCATTCGGCTATCCGCAATTCCTCCCCTCGGTCTATCTGCGTCTGGCGCGCGATGGCGATGGCGATGGCGTCGCGAACATCTGGTCGAACGAGGCGGATACGCTGGCGTCGATCGCCAACTACTTCGTTGCATCAGGCTGGCGTCCTGGTCAGCCCTGGGGCGTCGCGGTCAATGTGCCGTCGGGCCTCAACCGCGCGGCACTTGTCAACCGCACGGTCCCGACGCGCTGCACGCGCGTGTTCGAGCGGCATTCGCAATGGCGGACAATGGCCGAATGGCGCGCGCTGGGCGTGGTTCCTCAATCGGGGCGCTGGCCCGCCGATCATGTTCAGGCGACGCTGCTCGAGCCGGACGGGCCGGGCAAGACCGCCTATCTGCTCACCGGCAATTACCGCGTGATCCTCGATTACAACTGCTCGAATTTCTATGCGCTTTCGGTGGGGCTGCTGGCCGATGAAGTCGAACATTAG